A portion of the Lolium rigidum isolate FL_2022 chromosome 1, APGP_CSIRO_Lrig_0.1, whole genome shotgun sequence genome contains these proteins:
- the LOC124658032 gene encoding OVARIAN TUMOR DOMAIN-containing deubiquitinating enzyme 1-like, with amino-acid sequence MVLQTSQNGGPKIHEKEPLSSLESEFAYDPMKDKSNKLLANYSEYRKVAGDGSCFYRSFIYSYLELLVKVPHEEELRLIGTLEPLLEKFQRLDLPGSYYHGHDAFVNFILKCMDRKQTLSVSDYEDWLFQESQNDQLFANIISYLRLVTAIQICTEVEKFRHVIPELDPSYPEGKSKLCTSCYLYQQWCRQEVIPMHKDAFEVHVVALTDVLQVPLRIVNVDISKIAEPNTHIFESPDASPSVPCVTLLYRPGHYDIIY; translated from the exons ATGGTTTTGCAGACATCGCAGAATGGCGGCCCCAAAATTCATGAAAAG GAGCCTTTATCATCTCTAGAGTCTGAGTTTGCATACGACCCTATGAAAGATAAATCAAAT AAGCTTTTGGCTAATTACTCTGAATACCGGAAAGTAGCTGGAGATGGGAGTTGCTTCTACAGATCGTTCATTTATTCATATCTG GAGCTGCTTGTGAAAGTACCTCATGAGGAGGAACTACGTTTGATTGGGACACTTGAACCACTGTTGGAGAAGTTCCAAAGACTTGATTTGCCTGGTTCATATTATCATGGTCATGAT GCTTTTGTGAACTTCATACTGAAATGTATGGACCGAAAACAAACTCTATCAGTAAG TGACTATGAAGACTGGCTTTTCCAGGAGAGTCAAAATGATCAGCTGTTTGCCAATA TCATATCATATCTTCGACTGGTGACAGCGATTCAGATATGCACTGAGGTTGAAAAGTTCCGGCATGTCATACCTGAGCTTGATCCATCATACCCTGAAGG TAAGAGTAAACTTTGCACATCGTGTTACTTATACCAGCAG TGGTGTCGACAGGAAGTCATCCCAATGCACAAAGATGCATTTGAAGTCCATGTTGTCGCCCTCACCGATGTACTACAAGTGCCCCTCCGAATTGTCAACGTTGACATTTCAAAGATTGCAGAGCCAAACACCCACATCTTCGAGTCACCAGATGCCTCGCCCTCGGTTCCTTGTGTGACGCTGCTGTATAGGCCAGGGCACTACGATATCATCTACTAG
- the LOC124658042 gene encoding uncharacterized protein LOC124658042, with the protein MASSRKLTALALVLLCGATIMAAAVDVESYSFPAFNVNTTDNLVVATNMTVATPASLLFQPERPFPEVNVSEGFLLLPDMIDLWRAGARDGGPPAREASFNTSFIVESSASPVSFVILLDRFPTFNNPVGLRGANDSAAGAAVPNATADGLAVVEVGTVKSYAPESPDVGLNVTVTPNGTAAAAVWIEYDAVAHLLHVYVGAAGGEPRPSRALLDTPLSLAGQGTTETALVGLFAGKVRDIFVGVRDWDLTVDRLDGKKKKRTSWWVILIAVLGSVAAATAIVSLVAWCFVSRRRARNMEPKL; encoded by the exons ATGGCAAGCTCTCGTAAACTTACAGCTCTCGCGCTAGTGCTGCTCTGCGGAGCCACCATCATGGCGGCGGCAGTAGACGTCGAATCCTACAGCTTCCCCGCCTTCAACGTCAATACGACCGACAACCTCGTGGTGGCCACCAACATGACCGTCGCcacgccggcgtcgctcctcttCCAGCCCGAGCGGCCCTTCCCTGAGGTTAACGTGTCCGAGGGCTTCCTGCTGCTGCCCGACATGATCGACCTCTGGCGCGCCGGCGCACGCGACGGCGGGCCGCCGGCACGCGAGGCGTCCTTCAACACGAGCTTCATCGTGGAGAGCTCCGCCTCCCCCGTCTCCTTCGTCATCCTCCTCGACAGGTTCCCGACGTTCAACAACCCGGTGGGCCTCCGCGGCGCCAACGActcggccgccggcgccgccgtgccGAACGCCACGGCGGACGGCCTCGCCGTGGTCGAGGTCGGCACCGTGAAGTCGTACGCGCCTGAGTCCCCGGACGTCGGCCTCAACGTCACCGTCACGCCCAACGGCACCGCGGCGGCCGCCGTGTGGATCGAGTACGACGCCGTCGCGCACCTCCTGCACGTGTACGTCGGTGCCGCCGGCGGGGAGCCGAGGCCGTCGAGAGCCCTGCTCGACACGCCGCTCTCTCTCGCCGGGCAAG GAACCACGGAGACCGCGCTCGTCGGTCTCTTCGCCGGCAAGGTCCGCGATATCTTCGTCGGCGTCCGTGACTGGGACCTGACGGTGGACCGGCTCGATGGCAAGAAGAAGAAGCGAACGTCATGGTGGGTGATACTGATCGCGGTGCTCGGATCCGTGGCCGCCGCGACCGCCATTGTCTCCTTGGTGGCGTGGTGCTTCGTGTCGAGGCGTCGGGCGCGCAACATGGAACCCAAGCTCTAG
- the LOC124658052 gene encoding OVARIAN TUMOR DOMAIN-containing deubiquitinating enzyme 1-like, translating to MEGRRPSPHADDPTCGGGGANSSITPQEPEVYSPPASPPRAHHSGQPGRSIFVNEDTNGGPTIGATSSSAWGPAEDQESKITDKTAAPFLLGPRRLSSPTGGSDSDSDSDDCDTWGRFSDRTCGGASTSLSSPDAYDYRTFFADPPPPSYEETHHEILGHSFWRHEDAPCDDTSQNGGPKIHEKEPLSSLESEFAYDPMKDKSNKLLANYSEYRKVAGDGSCFYRSFIYSYLELLVKVPHEEELRLIGTLEPLLEKFQRLDLPGSYYHGHDAFVNFILKCMDRKQTLSVSDYEDWLFQESQNDQLFANIISYLRLVTAIQICTEVEKFRHAIPELDPSYPEGWCRQEVIPMHKDAFEVHVVALTDVLQVPLRIVNVDISKIAEPNTHIYESPDASPSVPCVTLLYRPGHYDIIY from the exons ATGGAGGGCCGCCGCCCTTCTCCTCACGCCGACGACCCCacttgcggcggcggaggggccaACTCCTCCATCACGCCCCAAGAGCCCGAAGTCTACTCCCCACCCGCCTCTCCTCCCCGCGCGCACCACTCCGGTCAGCCGGGGAGGTCGATCTTCGTCAACGAGGACACGAATGGCGGTCCGACCATtggcgccacctcgtcctccgccTGGGGACCTGCCGAAGACCAAGAATCCAAGATCACGGACAAGACCGCCGCCCCCTTCCTCTTAGGCCCGCGGCGTTTGAGCAGCCCAACGGGGGGCTcggactccgactccgactccgacGACTGCGACACCTGGGGCCGCTTCAGCGACCGTACATGCGGCGGCGCCTCAACATCGCTGAGCTCTCCCGACGCCTACGACTACCGGACCTTCTTCGCCGACCCACCTCCACCTTCCTACGAGGAGACGCATCACGAG ATTCTTGGACATTCTTTTTGGAGACATGAGGATGCGCCATGTGATGAT ACATCGCAGAATGGCGGCCCCAAAATTCATGAAAAG GAGCCTTTATCATCTCTAGAGTCTGAGTTTGCATACGACCCTATGAAAGATAAATCAAAT AAGCTTTTGGCTAATTACTCTGAATACCGGAAAGTAGCTGGAGATGGGAGTTGCTTCTACAGATCGTTCATTTATTCATATCTG GAGCTGCTTGTGAAAGTACCTCATGAGGAGGAACTACGTTTGATTGGGACACTTGAACCACTGTTGGAGAAGTTCCAAAGACTTGATTTGCCTGGTTCATATTATCATGGTCATGAT GCTTTTGTGAACTTCATACTGAAATGTATGGACCGAAAACAAACTCTATCAGTAAG TGACTATGAAGACTGGCTTTTCCAGGAGAGTCAAAATGATCAGCTGTTTGCCAATA TCATATCATATCTTCGACTGGTGACAGCGATTCAGATATGCACTGAGGTTGAAAAGTTCCGGCATGCCATACCTGAGCTTGATCCATCATACCCTGAAGGG TGGTGTCGACAGGAAGTCATCCCAATGCACAAAGATGCATTTGAAGTCCATGTTGTCGCCCTCACCGATGTACTACAAGTGCCCCTCCGAATTGTCAACGTTGACATTTCAAAGATTGCAGAGCCAAACACCCACATCTACGAGTCACCAGATGCTTCGCCCTCGGTTCCTTGTGTGACGCTGCTGTATAGGCCAGGGCACTACGATATCATCTACTAG